A genomic window from Gambusia affinis linkage group LG16, SWU_Gaff_1.0, whole genome shotgun sequence includes:
- the LOC122846554 gene encoding sodium-dependent lysophosphatidylcholine symporter 1-B-like gives MARGEGAEQYTATLLATTVKPMKTEIKAVKPKEQRRNTQKLSVWSKLCYAFGGAPYQITGSALGFFLQIYLLDVAQLDPFYASIILFVGRAWDAITDPTVGFLVSRSKWTGIGRMMPWVLCSTPFAVLTYLLIWFVPPFEEGKVIWYLVFYCLFQSMQTCFHVPYSALTMFISSDQKERDSATAYRMTVEVLGTVLGTAIQGQIVGGVSSCPSEPENSNSTNITMNTTIVSLEDTKRAYLLASGVICIIYVICAAVLFFGVKEQKESGRKTSTLPLTFRQGLWVIMSHGPYVKLVIGFLFTSLGFMLLEGNFALFITHALGHRNDFQNILLVIMLSGTLTIPWWQWFLTRFGKKTATYCGILWAVPFMILIVSIQSHLVISYLVSVAAGVSVAAAFLLPWSMLPDVVDDFKVQNPDVHGHEALFYSFYVFFIKFASGLSLGISTLSLKFAGYVTGKCSQPEAVSLTLKILVSPVPIVLIVIGLLVITTYPINEERRKGNRKLLEDLLDSESETSELGSSV, from the exons ATGGCCCGAGGAGAAGGCGCCGAGCAGTACACCGCAACTTTACTGGCAACGACAGTCAAACCCATGAAGACAGAAATCAAGGCGGTCAAG CCAAAAGAACAGAGGAGGAACACACAGAAACTATCTGTGTGGAGTAAACTGTGCTATGCCTTCGGAGGAGCTCCCTACCAGATAACAGGCAGCGCTCTGGGCTTCTTTCTCCAGATCTACCTGCTCGATGTGGCTCAG CTGGATCCTTTCTACGCCTCCATCATCCTGTTTGTTGGTCGGGCCTGGGATGCCATCACAGACCCAACTGTGGGGTTCTTGGTGAGCCGGAGTAAATGGACTGGCATCGGCCGCATGATGCCCTG GGTCCTTTGCTCAACTCCGTTTGCAGTGCTGACTTACCTCCTGATCTGGTTTGTGCCTCCATTTGAGGAAGGAAAAGTCATCTGGTACCTGGTGTTTTACTGCCTCTTTCAGTCAATGCAGACG TGCTTCCATGTTCCATATTCAGCCCTCACCATGTTTATCAGCAGCGACCAGAAAGAGCGGGACTCTGCCACAGCCTATC GTATGACCGTGGAGGTGCTGGGAACTGTGCTGGGAACGGCCATCCAGGGGCAGATAGTAGGTGGAGTCTCCAGTTGTCCCTCTGAGCCTGAAAACTCCAACAGCACAAACATCACTATGAACACGACCATAGTTTCGCTGGAAGATACA AAACGAGCCTACCTGCTTGCTTCCGGGGTGATCTGCATCATCTACGTCATTTGtgctgcagttttgttttttggtgtgaAGGAGCAAAAAG AGAGCGGTCGTAAAACCTCAACTCTTCCACTCACCTTCCGTCAAGGCCTGTGGGTGATCATGAGTCACGGACCCTACGTCAAACTGGTCATCGGCTTCCTCTTCACATCGCTAGGCTTTATG TTGCTGGAAGGAAACTTTGCCCTTTTCATCACCCACGCTCTGGGCCACAGGAACGACTTCCAGAATATCTTGCTGGTCATCATG ctaTCTGGAACTTTAACCATCCCATGGTGGCAGTGGTTCCTGACTAGGTTTGGGAAGAAGACTGCGACGTACTGTGGCATCCTG TGGGCAGTACCCTTCATGATCCTGATCGTCTCCATCCAGAGCCACCTCGTCATTTCCTACTTGGTCTCCGTGGCAGCAGGTGTGAGTGTGGCAGCAGCGTTCCTCCTACCTTG GTCAATGCTTCCAGATGTTGTGGATGACTTCAAAGTTCAGAATCCAGATGTCCACGGTCATGAAGCCCTCTTCTATTCTTTTTATGTGTTCTTTATCAAGTTTGCATCTGGCTTGTCTCTCGGCATTTCCACTCTCAGTTTAAA ATTCGCTGGGTATGTGACTGGTAAGTGCTCCCAGCCTGAGGCGGTCAGCTTAACCCTGAAGATCCTGGTCTCTCCTGTTCCCATCGTCCTCATCGTCATCGGACTTCTGGTGATTACGACCTACCCCATCAatgaggagaggagaaaaggcAACCGCAAACTACTGGAGGATTTGTT GGACTCCGAATCGGAAACGTCAGAACTGGGAAGCAGTGTGTAG
- the si:ch211-67f13.7 gene encoding zona pellucida sperm-binding protein 3 isoform X1 produces MKTKWYLFIILFICVLSLGSVCCAADSYKSLFTTRRKVSKVIKPSTTDDRGALQRISRRTPPLSQLRSVHSYTLVTPSLLPGEPKAWIKADLAYAPDVSVTCSPSNFVVRVKPTFYGLGAEAQELTLGSDCRSNGISRPHGDLLFTYPLTACDGVREQPRDYLVYKYVLHYEPSPRRFPSRAHQIDVNIECHYQRHHAVYQLAVQPTWQTVVQRKKLKGRPMEFQINLMDDSWRTPAKSQVYLLGQTVNIQVSAPHLPPGLKLYTNSCYAAPSTGSRSSLKYTLIDNFGCLLDSKHEPGSSQFVSRTDKTLRFSLRTFQFTVDPDTKVSIFCKLLVTSGEPGPAQKSCTYQDHRWRALTGEDSICECCDSTCVTSKPRRALEGFAVSRPLLISDQLHNWYQEIIPSADNRGREDEDKLHHKDLNDQKLWEVAAGEKHEKENDKWLEESGETVEPELEELADSKGVLEHKWSEPKLSDFNEFGEGESRYEEDFEASEDEITEVKDLLLPRVHLKETFTDAAREGKLKPPNLEEGKTRKYACRGDEDRRMMQGRNEDSEVDEQEETWHFTWT; encoded by the exons ATGAAAACAAAGTGgtacctttttattattttgtttatttgtgtgttatCACTTGGCTCTGTCTGCTGTGCAGCAGATTCatataaatctttatttaccACACGGAGAAAAGTGTCTAAAGTCATTAAGCCGTCTACTACAGACGACAGAGGGGCCCTCCAGAGGATTTCCAGACGTACGCCTCCTCTGTCTCAGCTCAGGTCGGTTCATTCTTACACGCTGGTGACCCCCTCTCTGCTCCCTGGGGAGCCAAAGGCTTGGATAAAGGCGGACTTGGCGTACGCACCGGACGTTTCTGTCACCTGCTCCCCTTCGAACTTTGTGGTGCGGGTCAAGCCAACTTTCTATGGTCTGGGCGCAGAGGCGCAGGAGCTGACCCTGGGCAGCGACTGTAGAAGCAACGGCATCTCCAGGCCGCACGGTGACCTACTCTTCACATATCCCTTGACTGCGTGCGATGGAGTGCGGGAG CAGCCGCGCGATTATCTGGTCTACAAATACGTGCTCCACTATGAACCGTCTCCCAGACGGTTTCCGAGCAGGGCGCACCAAATCGATGTCAACATTGAATGTCATTATCAAAG ACACCATGCCGTGTACCAATTGGCGGTGCAGCCCACATGGCAAACTGTTGTTCAGCGCAAAAAACTGAAGGGACGACCTATGGAGTTTCAGATCAATTTAATGGatg ATTCGTGGAGAACACCAGCCAAGTCTCAGGTGTACCTGCTGGGGCAAACTGTTAATATCCAAGTCTCTGCacctcatcttcctcctggaTTGAAGTTGTACACAAACAGCTGCTATGCAGCACCTTCTACTGGCTCCAGATCCTCCCTTAAATACACCTTAATAGACAACTTTGG GTGTTTGCTGGACAGCAAGCATGAACCTGGATCCTCGCAGTTTGTTTCTCGGACTGATAAAACCCTGAGGTTCTCCTTGAGGACATTCCAGTTTACAGTCGACCCTGACACGAAG GTCAGCATCTTTTGCAAGTTATTGGTCACATCAGGGGAACCAGGGCCTGCTCAAAAATCCTGCACCTACCAAGATCACAG ATGGCGAGCACTCACTGGTGAGGATTCAATATGCGAGTGCTGTGATTCAACATGTGTGACCTCTAAACCACGGAGGGCATTGGAAG GTTTTGCTGTCAGTAGACCATTGCTGATCTCTGATCAGCTACACAATTGGTACCAAGAAATAATTCCATCTGCAGATAACAGGGGAAGAGAAGATGAAGACAAACTACATCACAAAGACCTAAATGATCAAAAACTTTGGGAGGTTGCAGCTGGTGAAAAACatgagaaggaaaatgataaatggcTTGAAGAAAGTGGAGAAACAGTGGAACCAGAATTGGAAGAGTTGGCTGACAGTAAGGGGGTCTTGGAGCACAAGTGGAGTGAACCTAAATTATCAGATTTCAATGAGTTTGGGGAAGGTGAATCAAGATATGAAGAAGACTTCGAGGCAAGTGAAGATGAAATCACTGAGGTGAAAGATTTGCTTCTTCCGAGGGTACATTTGAAGGAGACGTTTACTGATGCTGCCCGTGAGGGGAAGCTGAAGCCCCCAAACCTGGAGGAAGGCAAAACGAGGAAATATGCATGTAGAGGGGATGAGGACAGGAGGATGATGCAAGGAAGGAATGAAGACAGTGAGGTGGATGAACAGGAGGAAACGTGGCATTTCACATggacataa
- the si:ch211-67f13.7 gene encoding zona pellucida sperm-binding protein 3 isoform X2 has product MKTKWYLFIILFICVLSLGSVCCAADSYKSLFTTRRKVSKVIKPSTTDDRGALQRISRRTPPLSQLRSVHSYTLVTPSLLPGEPKAWIKADLAYAPDVSVTCSPSNFVVRVKPTFYGLGAEAQELTLGSDCRSNGISRPHGDLLFTYPLTACDGVREPRDYLVYKYVLHYEPSPRRFPSRAHQIDVNIECHYQRHHAVYQLAVQPTWQTVVQRKKLKGRPMEFQINLMDDSWRTPAKSQVYLLGQTVNIQVSAPHLPPGLKLYTNSCYAAPSTGSRSSLKYTLIDNFGCLLDSKHEPGSSQFVSRTDKTLRFSLRTFQFTVDPDTKVSIFCKLLVTSGEPGPAQKSCTYQDHRWRALTGEDSICECCDSTCVTSKPRRALEGFAVSRPLLISDQLHNWYQEIIPSADNRGREDEDKLHHKDLNDQKLWEVAAGEKHEKENDKWLEESGETVEPELEELADSKGVLEHKWSEPKLSDFNEFGEGESRYEEDFEASEDEITEVKDLLLPRVHLKETFTDAAREGKLKPPNLEEGKTRKYACRGDEDRRMMQGRNEDSEVDEQEETWHFTWT; this is encoded by the exons ATGAAAACAAAGTGgtacctttttattattttgtttatttgtgtgttatCACTTGGCTCTGTCTGCTGTGCAGCAGATTCatataaatctttatttaccACACGGAGAAAAGTGTCTAAAGTCATTAAGCCGTCTACTACAGACGACAGAGGGGCCCTCCAGAGGATTTCCAGACGTACGCCTCCTCTGTCTCAGCTCAGGTCGGTTCATTCTTACACGCTGGTGACCCCCTCTCTGCTCCCTGGGGAGCCAAAGGCTTGGATAAAGGCGGACTTGGCGTACGCACCGGACGTTTCTGTCACCTGCTCCCCTTCGAACTTTGTGGTGCGGGTCAAGCCAACTTTCTATGGTCTGGGCGCAGAGGCGCAGGAGCTGACCCTGGGCAGCGACTGTAGAAGCAACGGCATCTCCAGGCCGCACGGTGACCTACTCTTCACATATCCCTTGACTGCGTGCGATGGAGTGCGGGAG CCGCGCGATTATCTGGTCTACAAATACGTGCTCCACTATGAACCGTCTCCCAGACGGTTTCCGAGCAGGGCGCACCAAATCGATGTCAACATTGAATGTCATTATCAAAG ACACCATGCCGTGTACCAATTGGCGGTGCAGCCCACATGGCAAACTGTTGTTCAGCGCAAAAAACTGAAGGGACGACCTATGGAGTTTCAGATCAATTTAATGGatg ATTCGTGGAGAACACCAGCCAAGTCTCAGGTGTACCTGCTGGGGCAAACTGTTAATATCCAAGTCTCTGCacctcatcttcctcctggaTTGAAGTTGTACACAAACAGCTGCTATGCAGCACCTTCTACTGGCTCCAGATCCTCCCTTAAATACACCTTAATAGACAACTTTGG GTGTTTGCTGGACAGCAAGCATGAACCTGGATCCTCGCAGTTTGTTTCTCGGACTGATAAAACCCTGAGGTTCTCCTTGAGGACATTCCAGTTTACAGTCGACCCTGACACGAAG GTCAGCATCTTTTGCAAGTTATTGGTCACATCAGGGGAACCAGGGCCTGCTCAAAAATCCTGCACCTACCAAGATCACAG ATGGCGAGCACTCACTGGTGAGGATTCAATATGCGAGTGCTGTGATTCAACATGTGTGACCTCTAAACCACGGAGGGCATTGGAAG GTTTTGCTGTCAGTAGACCATTGCTGATCTCTGATCAGCTACACAATTGGTACCAAGAAATAATTCCATCTGCAGATAACAGGGGAAGAGAAGATGAAGACAAACTACATCACAAAGACCTAAATGATCAAAAACTTTGGGAGGTTGCAGCTGGTGAAAAACatgagaaggaaaatgataaatggcTTGAAGAAAGTGGAGAAACAGTGGAACCAGAATTGGAAGAGTTGGCTGACAGTAAGGGGGTCTTGGAGCACAAGTGGAGTGAACCTAAATTATCAGATTTCAATGAGTTTGGGGAAGGTGAATCAAGATATGAAGAAGACTTCGAGGCAAGTGAAGATGAAATCACTGAGGTGAAAGATTTGCTTCTTCCGAGGGTACATTTGAAGGAGACGTTTACTGATGCTGCCCGTGAGGGGAAGCTGAAGCCCCCAAACCTGGAGGAAGGCAAAACGAGGAAATATGCATGTAGAGGGGATGAGGACAGGAGGATGATGCAAGGAAGGAATGAAGACAGTGAGGTGGATGAACAGGAGGAAACGTGGCATTTCACATggacataa
- the si:dkey-157l19.2 gene encoding uncharacterized protein KIAA1522 homolog: protein MSNRDSLGVGELLPQDVIHVFALDKHSRRGRKKRTRTFGRAFSWFKRKKRKNNNFSNGQNHGMGPPLDLDLDRRHSGHHGGHKGGQKSGKQTHQHGNSHAVPKLNDDDKTPAPPQFQENVFIESSRSKYMEDLHTEALEGLKMMQEEENSNGLEYQDNESTVSTVTVQTDGESAGFVTDSTIPDTSSVISRQSSVSARSSRSGLTRQASTFRPLSSGKKSEKSKTRKRHRRTVAGIPRHVQKEFGLDRVGWTLTQQLDEEQLFNGDTDNSPLTVGPESPEELGSSPQTSNIIHPLSKEKVAQLNAAHAAHRDDLALLHRFTPLSEDVQRPRSLAVPWMTTASSLQQKPPSPVMTMSPQATYMSKIIPNAVLLPSIDVVEISRSRSRSSVRTVSKSSLLVSSPAPSRASSRASSSRTTSSNITSVSRYNGPTLSDTSCYSNSDSSETLVSDSSTISSNSRLKMPHNVDTSAKHYKVNNNSSNGNFNSKVLIKGEQKDGQVVRSLSVIKSKVAPPPPSRSYSLHIKMKRRSQDLVELPIEPSSSSKEKENHKPGSSPLPSSCVDSPGYHGDTSSLDDSTGSTLFALKKSQLPAPKMEDSKKAAGTDCKDASEEEQKQFQENKHTRLLSPSSGYSSQDGTSPQQPPSTSPKHKKGFFTKLQKLFSGPNSSSLAPAVLTQTEIAEPKHDTVSVSPSVQTLRELFNIPPPPKVHAPPPPPPEVWAHSKRTFELLLGPPAPENPIAIIKKNPKDRRQQRQSPSVSREGSVKSFAVERKHKNTAVTVEPINESLEAKKVQESGILNAEIHKEKIERLSPDGDLKGNVKEEKESVCDIINGILVKDIEKRERIGQKTSSQAADGMTNTATLTTISSVNISSSVSGPLILSTIQTTEASRSVQVVSPESSWPPPPPPMAQVSINGADGLDFPLPPPPFFSEEGMISPVQVPPNRNSYGCKSSSGAVISRQDVKGDCIEVPPSPAIPPPPPYTAPLPPTTETEKGSVPPKESSVSASPVKEVHLPTAVEVSKDFTLQHTQETSYATEQAGPLRKYVAPQSIPPLPTQLQPSEQEIDPPDKSSPPKTETKELPNSILIPHQCIPPPPPIEPLLKSSTDHSRTDEAPILPPSEFRNASSLKEEEEIVSTQPINIPLPPPLPAQIPVNSNHKYGPPSIENQHQTTACASDLHREQSNVITPSLLKMVKLRSVENSLEPLETQEQASSKSILKDPSSTITSSLLQMVKLRSMNNSPEPTETSTGVKEEPTPSFLQKVKLRSINNSPEPAEVAKDSGEASVSSATPSSLQTVMLQAINNSPEPPEATKDASESSVSDATPSSLQKVKLQAINNSPEPAEEVKDATKESVKNSPEPLEAKDQPKPEAPVNQQLPTSSSTSEAPQKPIRKSLIMTYPTSTSPPATITSPPTLSQSVVVSTVTAPTVVSPKKESPSATTSSGSMNLQEAIRLRTAARSKQGPSSRLSPLSPVDYLKSPTSTASFIFSKSNKKVVIETKQKQEEKENVQNNVEDSTKVTSEGESKIVGRVPPLVAKKPKAKGKEAEASDAVEQTAGQETQLDGLKDTTEEINGTAGTVHSGTSSA from the exons ATGTCAAATCGTGATTCCCTGGGGGTCGGGGAGCTGCTTCCCCAAGACGTGATCCATGTTTTTGCCCTGGACAAACACAGTAGAAGAGGTCGAAAGAAGCGCACTCGCACCTTCGGTCGAGCTTTCAGCTGGTTcaagagaaagaagaggaagaacaaCAACTTCAGTAATGGGCAGAACCATGGTATGGGCCCCCCTCTGGACCTGGACCTTGATAGACGTCATTCCGGTCATCATGGTGGACACAAGGGAGGACAGAAGTCAGGGAAGCAGACCCATCAACATGGAAACAGTCATG CTGTCCCAAAGCTAAATGATGATGACAAGACTCCAGCTCCCCCACAGTTCCAGGAGAATGTCTTTATCGAGAGCAGCAGGTCCAAGTACATGGAGGACCTCCACACTGAGGCCCTCGAGGGGCTGAAAATGATGCAGGAAGAAG aaaacagTAATGGATTGGAGTATCAAGATAATGAAAGCACAGTT TCGACTGTGACGGTCCAAACAGATGGGGAAAGTGCGGGGTTTGTGACAGACAGCACCATTCCTGACACATCCTCGGTTATTTCGAGACAGTCATCAGTGTCCGCAAGATCATCCCGCTCTGGACTCACCAGGCAAG CATCAACATTCAGACCACTGAGCTCTggtaaaaagtcagaaaaaagcaaaacacgaAAACGTCACCGGAGGACTGTTGCAGGGATTCCACGACATGTTCAGAAAGAGTTTG GCTTGGATAGAGTGGGATGGACTTTAACTCAGCAGCTGGATGAAGAACAACTTTTCAACGGAGATACAGATAATAGCCCTTTGACTGTTGGGCCAGAATCACCAGAAGAACTTGGTTCCAGCCCTCAAACTTCAAACATCATCCATCCACTTAGTAAAGAGAAGGTGGCACAGCTAAATGCTGCCCATGCTGCTCATAGAGACGACCTGGCATTGCTGCACCGTTTCACTCCTCTTTCTGAAGATGTGCAGAGACCTCGGTCCTTGGCTGTGCCGTGGATGACTACTGCGTCCAGTCTCCAACAAAAGCCCCCTAGCCCAGTCATGACCATGTCACCTCAGGCTACATACATGTCTAAAATAATTCCTAATGCTGTGCTACTACCCTCCATTGACGTAGTGGAAATCAGCCGCAGTCGAAGTCGCAGCAGTGTCCGCACGGTCAGCAAGAGCAGCCTGTTGGTGTCCAGCCCAGCTCCTTCTCGCGCTTCATCTAGAGCTTCTTCATCCAGAACCACTTCCTCCAATATCACCTCTGTCTCCCGCTACAACGGTCCTACTCTGTCTGACACTTCCTGTTACAGCaattcagattcttcagagACCTTGGTGTCCGATTCCTCAACCATCTCCAGCAACAGCAGACTAAAAATGCCTCACAATGTAGATACGTCTGCTAAGCATTATAAGGTCAATAACAATTCTTCTAATGGCAACTTCAACTCTAAGGTCCTAATTAAGGGAGAGCAGAAAGATGGGCAGGTTGTGCGTAGCCTCTCTGTCATTAAGTCCAAAGTAGCTCCACCTCCTCCAAGTCGCTCCTATTCCCTTCACATCAAAATGAAACGGCGATCACAGGATCTGGTAGAGCTTCCAATAGAACCGTCATCCTCTagcaaagaaaaggaaaaccatAAACCTGGATCATCCCCATTACCCTCCTCATGTGTAGACAGCCCTGGTTATCACGGAGATACCAGCTCTCTAGATGACTCTACAGGTTCCACATTATtcgctttaaaaaaatctcagctACCGGCACCAAAGATGGAGGATTCGAAAAAGGCTGCAGGAACAGACTGCAAGGACGCTTCAGAAgaagagcagaaacagtttCAAGAGAACAAGCACACTAGATTATTGTCTCCATCCAGTGGTTACTCCAGCCAAGATGGAACATCCCCACAACAGCCACCCAGCACATCTCCAAAGCACAAGAAGGGGTTCTTTACAAAGCTTCAAAAGTTATTCTCTGGGCCGAACTCTTCTAGTTTGGCTCCAGCCGTCTTGACCCAGACAGAGATTGCTGAACCTAAACACGACACAGTCAGTGTCAGCCCCTCAGTTCAGACCCTGAGAGAACTCTTCAACATCCCTCCCCCACCCAAAGTCCACGCCCCACCGCCGCCTCCCCCTGAGGTATGGGCTCATAGTAAACGTACATTTGAGTTACTCCTTGGACCTCCTGCTCCTGAAAACCCTATTGCCATCATAAAGAAGAATCCAAAGGACAGGAGACAACAGAGACAGTCTCCCTCGGTGTCTAGAGAAGGATCTGTAAAGAGCTTTGCagtagaaagaaaacacaagaacacGGCGGTAACAGTAGAGCCAATAAATGAATCGCTAGAGGCAAAGAAAGTTCAAGAAAGTGggattttaaatgcagaaattcACAAAGAGAAGATTGAAAGATTGTCTCCGGATGGAGATTTGAAAGGTAACGTtaaggaagagaaagagagtgTATGTGACATTATAAATGGGATATTAGTGAAGGATATAGAAAAGCGTGAAAGAATAGGTCAGAAAACGTCCAGCCAAGCTGCAGATGGAATGACAAACACGGCTACATTAACCACCATTTCATCAGTGAATATTTCTTCATCGGTGAGTGGTCCTCTAATACTCAGCACCATACAGACCACTGAGGCTTCCAGATCTGTACAAGTTGTTTCGCCTGAATCATCCtggcctccacctccaccaccaATGGCTCAAGTTAGCATCAACGGAGCAGATGGGCTAGATTTCCCACTTCCACCACCCCCATTCTTCAGTGAGGAGGGAATGATTTCACCTGTTCAGGTGCCACCAAACAGGAACAGTTATGGTTGCAAATCATCATCTGGAGCTGTGATTAGTAGACAAGATGTGAAAGGAGATTGTATTGAGGTGCCTCCATCACCAGCTATCCCTCCACCCCCACCCTATACTGCTCCCCTTCCACCAACTACTGAGACTGAAAAGGGCTCTGTCCCACCAAAAGAGTCTTCAGTATCTGCTTCACCAGTTAAAGAAGTCCATCTTCCTACAGCTGTAGAGGTTTCTAAAGACTTTACTCTTCAACATACCCAGGAAACATCTTACGCCACTGAACAGGCAGGTCCTCTGAGAAAGTATGTTGCACCTCAGAGTATTCCACCCCTACCAACACAGCTCCAACCGTCAGAGCAGGAGATAGATCCTCCAGACAAGAGTTCCCcaccaaaaactgaaactaaagaaTTACCAAACAGTATTTTAATTCCTCATCAGTGTattcctccccctcctcccatAGAGCCTCTGCTCAAGTCTTCAACTGATCATTCAAGAACTGACGAGGCACCAATTTTACCACCATCTGAGTTCAGAAATGCTTCTTCactaaaagaggaagaagaaattgTTTCTACTCAACCTATTAACATTCCGTTGCCTCCACCTTTGCCAGCACAGATTCCTGTGAACAGTAACCATAAATATGGTCCTCCGAGCATAGAAAACCAACACCAAACGACAGCTTGTGCATCTGATCTACATAGAGAACAGTCGAATGTTATCACCCCTTCCCTCTTGAAAATGGTCAAGCTTCGGTCTGTTGAAAACAGTCTGGAACCCCTTGAAACTCAAGAGCAGGCCTCTTCTAAAAGTATCCTTAAGGACCCCTCTTCTACTATAACATCATCACTTCTACAGATGGTCAAACTTCGGTCTATGAACAACAGCCCTGAACCCACTGAAACTTCCACAGGTGTAAAAGAGGAACCAACACCATCTTTTCTCCAAAAGGTAAAGCTTCGTTCCATCAACAACAGCCCCGAACCAGCTGAAGTTGCCAAGGATTCAGGCGAGGCATCAGTGTCCAGTGCCACCCCATCCTCTCTGCAGACAGTCATGCTTCAGGCTATTAACAACAGCCCCGAACCCCCTGAAGCCACCAAGGATGCAAGTGAATCATCAGTATCCGATGCTACACCATCCTCTCTGCAGAAGGTCAAACTGCAGGCTATTAACAACAGCCCTGAACCCGCTGAAGAGGTCAAGGATGCAACCAAGGAGTCCGTAAAGAACAGTCCTGAACCCCTTGAAGCTAAAGACCAACCAAAACCTGAGGCCCCAGTGAACCAACAGCTCCCAACCTCATCTTCCACTAGTGAGGCTCCTCAGAAGCCCATCAGAAAATCTCTGATCATGACCTATCCCACTTCCACATCTCCACCTGCCACCATCACCTCACCACCAACTCTGTCTCAGTCTGTTGTAGTTTCAACTGTAACTGCACCAACAGTTGTCTCTCCAAAGAAAGAGTCTCCTTCTGCCACAACCTCTTCTGGCTCCATGAACCTGCAAGAGGCCATCCGCCTCAGGACAGCTGCCAGATCAAAACAGGGTCCTTCTTCTCGGCTCTCACCTTTGTCCCCTGTAGACTACCTTAAATCGCCGACAAGTACGGCAAGCTTTATCTTCTCCAAAAGCAACAAGAAGGTAGTGATTGAGACAAAGCAAAAGcaagaagagaaggaaaatgtacaaaacaacgTGGAAGATTCCACTAAGGTGACGAGTGAAGGAGAGTCAAAGATAGTAGGGAGAGTGCCACCACTTGTAGCAAAAAAACCGAAAGCAAAGGGTAAGGAGGCTGAGGCCAGTGACGCTGTGGAGCAAACTGCAGGACAGGAAACACAGCTAGATGGTCTCAAAG ATACCACAGAGGAAATAAATGGGACAGCAGGTACTGTTCACAGCGGGACATCATCAGCATGA